Proteins encoded by one window of Dendropsophus ebraccatus isolate aDenEbr1 chromosome 4, aDenEbr1.pat, whole genome shotgun sequence:
- the LOC138789196 gene encoding receptor-type tyrosine-protein phosphatase eta-like yields MSIPNAPIAPSAVPIVTSPPSYNSFTFTFPDFDSTNGAIKAYAIIVSSVNGGAPSENDLVKTYSDFKSKSTSSYVATIIKKTSQRSGLAPTTTVTIGDNSEDPPYTNGPVDSGSQYWVGVAGFTLLKRGKTGMIMANESLKSFAPYGDPIQTPVNPGPIVGAVIGSILGLLVILLIGFIIWRMRRKEVKKAEQIFTPLKVVRGMSTADFIHHFEKQKCDSNQGFIEEYKKLSSVGTTQTKSAAEKPGNKEKNRYNNVLPYDASRVVLSSPGDLTQDYINASYIPGYNQPKEFIAAQGPLPNTANDFWRMIWENDVRVIVMLTKCVELGKVKCEEYWPQRSSKNYGNLSIFMTSENVQPDYTIRDFTVMNIQTRQSKQVRHFHFTAWPDHGVPNATSDLIQFRNIVREYTANVHLVNSPIVVHCSAGVGRTGTFIALDRVIKQIEAEDGVGVYEMVSDLWLHRRFMVQTESQYIFLNQCTLDIIKTQKDPDLIYQNATAIYQNFSYPSTKKTNF; encoded by the exons ATGTCTATTCCGAATG cacCTATTGCCCCATCAGCCGTTCCCATTGTCACCAGTCCTCCCTCCTACAACTCCTTCACATTCACTTTTCCTGACTTTGATTCTACTAATGGAGCCATTAAAGCTTATGCTATAATTGTATCAAGTGTAAATG GTGGTGCACCATCTGAAAATGATCTGGTAAAGACTTATAGTGATTTCAAGAGTAAAAGCACCAGTTCATATGTTGCAACGATCATTAAAAAAACTTCACAGAGGTCAGGTCTGGCACCTACAACCACAGTGACTATTGGAGATAACTCTGAGGACCCACCTTATACAAATGGACCTGTAGATTCTGGATCACAATATTG GGTCGGCGTTGCAGGTTTCACTTTACTTAAACGTGGCAAAACTGGAATGATTATGGCAAATGAATCTCTAAAGTCATTTGCTCCTTATGGTGACCCCATCCAGACACCAGTAAATCCAG GACCGATTGTTGGAGCCGTAATCGGGAGTATTCTGGGTTTACTTGTTATCCTTTTAATAGGTTTCATTATTTGGAGGATGAGGAG GAAAGAAGTGAAGAAAGCGGAACAGATATTTACACCATTGAA GGTTGTTCGGGGAATGAGTACTGCTGATTTTATTCATCACTTTGAGAAGCAGAAATGTGATAGTAATCAGGGATTTATTGAAGAATACAAG AAATTGTCATCTGTCGGCACCACGCAAACGAAATCTGCAGCCGAGAAGCCAGGGAATAAAGAGAAGAACAGATACAACAATGTGCTGCCAT ATGACGCCTCTCGTGTGGTTTTGTCCAGTCCGGGAGACCTCACTCAAGACTACATTAACGCAAGCTATATTCCT GGTTACAATCAGCCAAAAGAGTTTATTGCAGCTCAGGGTCCCCTACCGAACACCGCCAATGATTTCTGGCGTATGATATGGGAAAATGACGTTCGGGTCATCGTCATGCTCACCAAATGCGTAGAACTTGGAAAG GTGAAGTGTGAAGAATATTGGCCCCAGAGAAGCTCCAAGAATTATGGTAACCTGTCCATATTCATGACCAGTGAAAATGTTCAACCCGACTACACAATCAGGGATTTCACAGTAATGAAT ATACAAACCAGACAGAGTAAACAAGTGCGGCATTTCCACTTTACTGCCTGGCCGGACCACGGGGTTCCCAACGCAACCAGTGACCTAATCCAGTTTAGGAATATAGTCCGTGAATACACAGCAAACGTCCACCTGGTGAATTCGCCGATAGTAGTCCACTGCAG CGCTGGAGTGGGCAGGACGGGCACCTTCATAGCACTTGATCGTGTGATAAAACAAATTGAAGCAGAAGATGGAGTAGGTGTGTATGAAATGGTTTCTGATCTCTGGTTACACAGAAGATTCATGGTGCAAACTGAG AGCCAGTACATCTTCTTGAACCAGTGTACTCTGGATATTATCAAGACTCAGAAGGATCCGGATCTTATTTACCAGAATGCAACAGCGATCTATCAGAATTTCAGTTATCCTTCAACGAAAAAGACAAACTTTTAA